The Arctopsyche grandis isolate Sample6627 chromosome 12, ASM5162203v2, whole genome shotgun sequence genome includes the window AAttgtgtacaaaatctaaatccatagatgtctcaatggattaattatgtaattaattaattaattaattgttatttcgtgttcttcagcttctggaaatacagtgatttatgtaataataaaatgctgcattatttgtaactaattgtccaggaaggcatattggggtcttcctgtcgagCCTTTGggggatatatatgtatgtaaaatgataataatataataagaataacaataatttatatatttttaaattatttgagtATTATTTATTACCTGTGTCCACCTATAAATTtgctttgaataaaaaataggtGGTGCTCGCCGTCCTACCGATATTTTAGAATGTGAATGTGTGAGGGTACAAAAAGGTTGGAAAGTCCTGTATTAGCCAATCACCAACTGAACCACTTTTGCTAGTATGAGAATTTAAATTTCTAGCTACTCAACTATTACATGATATAAGAGCATGATATGCAAAAGTAAATACAGCTTCCAAAGTACCCTTATCGAAAGATAACAATTCATCTCGGCGAAGTAACTTTACAAATCGATACTGCTTGCGGTTGGATAGAGGAGATAAAACTGGTAGCGGTATTCGACAGTTTTGATAGCGGTTGTCGGACTTATTGGATTAGTTTTCCTTGCTGACTTATTATCGCATGTCGATAGAGAAACTTTCCAAACTAATATATCCGCGAAAAGTGAACGATGGCACAGATAAAGGTAGAGAGAGGGTGAGAGAGGGGGAGAGGAAAGACCCAAAGTGAAAGCTCGAAGTGAAGGACCGTTGTTCCCAAGTCAACATACTCAATTTATCTCATTTGGGGTAGTTGAGCTGATGGTAAGACCGTAAACACCAAAGGCGATGTGAGATTGTGTGGTTCAATAATTCCCCCGCATGGTAACTAACTATTTACGTATATTTGTGTTCCGATATACGACAAGTTTAACATGTTGAACTCAAATTGGCTCTTGACGACTAGGTATTTCTAGACCGCAAACAAAACCGCATCAAAAGCTTTTGGAAATTTGCTCTCAAAGGTCTTCGACGGATGTGATACCTCtgtataattaattgtaaatatttcgaTTCGAACTGATATTTcatcataaaattgaaaaaataaaatattttttgtttgttttgttaaaAACCCTCAAATATTGAACTTCTATATTTAAACTagttaattcattaaaaatatattgatgttgaatgtatcgagataacaaaaattcatatattgatatttcgtatatatgtatatgtacctactatatacatgtacgggtctacctcatgggccggaatgtgaaattaccgaaaacgcaaatatcggaaggcaaagatcgaaaatcgaaagatcttaagtcgaaagatcaaaaaaaaaaggatgcatggtaaacggtacatactcacttaatttgcgagagcaggatacaataggaacaagaggaacaggcttttcctcccgtattctgcgcgcgcacattaatatgggaggaaaagcctgttcctcttgtatccaaGCCATTTGTATGGCGGAAGCGGTATTTTCAgcaaatcgtaatttttttcatatttccatCATTACTTTGaatgttttgaaacttttttaagAGCTTGGGTATctatctttatttaaaaaaaatcagattttattaaacatatgtacaaaagtaaCCCAAAATATCTTAGTCAAAACATttcattttgttaaaaaaaaactgtatcaAAATTAGTTAGTCCGAATTTCAGACAGCAGATTCTTAAAAAGAAATTAAGAGCCGCTTGCTGAAACTATTCATTTAAATTCTACCAAAATAAACCAACATTTGATAAATTgtcagtatgtacatacatatgtatatattcagtagcggctcgtccatacgcactgcggtactgcagcacccccaaggaaattgagaaaaatttaatattattatatacataaatgtatgtgtattatatgaaaatatcaatattatttaagcgtgtattaagctcgcccgcacaccgatacatccaataatgatcatacatcgcggtactaatatcagaaagtcaggcatcgtttatgattttgtgcagtacggttttcgatggaatatgccgagtgggcgaaggaggggcgcgggggcagctagaagcttgatcggtactgcactcccaacagtattatacacatttcttgttgcgttcgtgtgcgcgccgcgccgcgcgctcgacacgctcctcacttttcctcatttcttctgcaccttttgtctttccttctacacctcttacactttctacttTTCTACACTtcttctacacgtcactttaagtatttaaaatggtatcaaaatcaagagaagctgagccaatgttttcaagaacttaaatattcttccgaaaatactgatagaacaataacagattctaccaatttactgaatacaattttttattttagtcagaactttttcataTGTTAATGCCGGatctagaaattatttataaccaaatgcaatctagtaatatcgatgcattttcaattaaagaaaacttaaaaagttttactaatgtcattatacaaatatgagaTTCTTAGAGcgaatagaagccaaaaatatgtgatgcatatattaaggatataaaagaaagatatactttttctaattatttaataaagaaattttgaaaagtactgaaagaaaatgccaatggaagatctactactaaccgttgaatcatatcgaatgctagataaagataagccagcagtttggcttagtgatagcgtatatatttagcatcactgaggtcataggttcgtgtcctcgccactgctggttagatttgggggttttgtgactccaaatcgatcgtttctctatcagagtttgccaattttatctgatcattgctgaaacggttcctgaaaattggtattaaaaaatctaatcctgttgtcacaaaaatctgcctgtgtataatttgtattaattatacacagtaatctgaaatccatagatgtcactatgattattatttctgattaattgttatattctatatattctgattctatatgtatgtattactgtatttctgatttctgattgtttatgtatttcattaacgtacacccgtcgcattggagcaaatctgtaatggcgagtgtgtattgattgtgacaataaaataaaataaagaaaaacttcaaactgaattagaagggttttactcaaggaaagaaatgcatagtattaatgatatattaatatttttaaaacttatttttgcaaacaaaacttattcaaattctgcttacaacttcaactgcCTCTGAGCCAGTACGgtattttcatcaataaatagaataaagacatacatatataagaaacacaatggttcaggacaGATTGAcagctttgtctatgctgtaattgaaaaataatgattatgaacagtgaaaaatttaacgaaaaggagatagaccttttttcaagaaaaaaagacagaagaatcaattttataatgaaataaaatacatataatgtttaattttgatcattttgatgttaatagtaaaatataatccaaataaacatttttttatttttaatcaaccgcagcacccccagatatcttatccacgagccgccactgtatatatttatctaaTTACAAAAaccaaaattatacacatttatgagAATAATCGAAAGGTGCAGGCACCTTAACATGTCCATTTTCGTCTCCCTAAAAGTCACCTATTTATAATATGCACACCTTGatgttttaaattcaattaattataacTCACCTGCCGAACCAGTTCTCACTGTACGAAATTATACATCAAATAAACAAAGATGCACAAATTTAATTCGATTTCATTTAcgaattattccaattttattacGTAAAATACTTTGTTTCGGCCAAATATATACTAAGCGGAAACgagtaaaacaaaataatacatattaaaaatttaaaaacacacgtATTCCATTCCAGTACTAGTGGCGCCATCGAACGTAAAATGCGCGAAGCTCTGCAAGCAGCTGTCAACCTCTCCCCGCACCCCCTCCACCCTGCGAAACAAACAATCAAACGGAAGTTCAGAACCGACCGTTACATGGTTTGCACACGCGTGTACTTGCACGTGCTTTAAACTCGCATTTATGAATTAAACACTGCACTGCTGGGATCTATTATCATTCTGCATATATAAGAAGGtagttttaaatacattttatacatttttttatattttctacgGTTGCAATTGGCTTTGGAAGTTTGTGCATGTGACGCTCTGTTGTGCACAATGGATTTGGCTCACACCTGCTTGGAGTCTATCCAAATATTTGATGCTCTTTGTTGACAATTCTTACCGATGTTATGAAATGGAAAATTACGAAGTACgaatgccaaaattaattaatcgaatttaataaaagttatgttttttttttttaaatcaagtcACAATTACTTATTAGTGATTTTAAATGTTACAACAAATGTaaagtgtataaaaatattaataagaaatatttgattattattattattatagttttcattattactaaattatgttcacaatacatcttatatctacacACTTTAATGACTACTACtgaccattttttattttacaattttaatttaattttgttagtactcatagtatcatattattctaatgtacagcataataggaaaaacagctcaaaaacgtatttacaattcttaattttgcctttgtaattttaatttctattaaaaaCATCCTTTTCATCAAATCTTTCTGTActtatttgcatttattttttcatgttctgaattatttaaactgtcttttacatacatacatcattatcTACAGCTGCTCACCATCTACTGCTCGATGAAGGTCTTCCCAACACGCATCCACtcatctctattttgcgcaactctcatccatctcaatccacacattttccttattccgtctacccatcttccctatggtcttccttttacccttttgcattctctcgggtaccattctagcacttcttttgtccacctttcgtccattcttctagccacgtggcccgcccattgccatttcaatctcttcactctatccactatatccactgcTCTTggcatacttctcacccacgtattccgtttcctatatttcctcgttttgccaagcatacagcgttccatacttctttgagtgcattggactttatgtaacatcaatgtccaagtttcgcatccatacgtcatcactggcaaaacgcatagACCGGaaatctttttcttcgggcagagtggcatttttgatttaataataacattaattcACCCAAAtgcactcatatacatatacatatataatccaatTCCAACTAATTAAAATCTGCCACATTTCATTTGTTGCCTTGAGACAAAGAAAACATCTTTCTAAGACGTCACTAATTGGTGAATCTTCTTtcatcatacatatttactgaatTAAAAACATCTCTTGATCTTTTTTATATGGAATTGATAAAATTCATCTTTTCAATTACTTATTTTGTTAACGCAATTGCTTACTTATTTTCAGATAAGATGAACAACATCAACAACAATGCATTTGAAATAGCTCCGAGTCCTCGGAACAAGCGTAAACGTTCCTTGGACTGCGCCAATGTTTTCATGAATCCAGCGCTCGATTTGCTGGCGACTGAAGATGTCATCTGTAATACAACAATGGAGATTGCACCAGCGAAACGATCAAGACGGTCGCGGAGTTGCGACGAACGAGTGGCTTTCGAAAACCCAGCGTTGGATCTCGGTATGCAAAAGAAAGACATCCGCACTCTGCTTTGGAAAGAATTGAAGAATGTCAATGAGAAGTTGCCGCCTATAAATGAAGTTTTGAGTCCAACTTCCAAATTGCAGAACAGTTTGAACGATTTCTCATTGGAAGAAAAACCTGTTCGATGTGTTCAATCTCCCGCACATCAAAATTCGACTCCGGTCTTTCAAAGTAATTTTCCTCTTAGACGTAGTGTCAGCTTTGATTTGAGCTTCATTGAAAAATTGGATGTCGATGATGCTAGTGAAGCGTTGTATTTGGATGATGATTTGAATGAAAGTAATATTATGGAAATTAAAACGATAACTACTATATCATTCAAAAAACCAAATATTGTTAAGAAAAATACAAATCCTTTCTTGTCCGATGACTACGAAGAAAACATTGAAGCTGTAGATAATGTTGAACAATTAAACAACTTTCCGTTCGATCTTCCCATACCCGAGCAAGAGATTAATATGTGTAATGATGATGACGTGAAGTGTGAAACAATTGAATCAATTTATGATGCTACCTCCGACGTAGCTGATACAATATCGCAAACATCTACAGACAATGTAATTTTGCCAAGGAGATTATTTACCGATGACACTTGTGACACAATAAGTCAATGTACCGTCGAACCATCATTTTCAAGTCAAATACATAATATCCATCACAGCACATTTAAAGAAAAAGTAAATCCAGCAGTATCATCAGCAAACTTTAAACTAAACAAACAAAGTAAAATACTGGGCTGTGATGTAAGTCACATaactaaaaatgaaatattcgaCAACAATAACAAAGTGCCGATGAAAGAAAACGTTCCTAATAATAGACCTATTTTGTATGTAAAAGcatcaaaaagtaataaatcaTCAAATATTTTCAGTAAAATAAAGGATGTATTCAAACATGAAAAGAAACACAAGGATATAGTCGTTCCCAGTAACCCTTATGAAGTTGTTCGTCCTATGCGTCCAGTGATCGAAGAGAAAAAAGTTGTTACCGGTTTTGAAAATCCAGGCCTCAATTTGAACTCGGTGGATGCTGATCTTGACGAAATGGATGAAGAGTCTCGTCAATGTCAAAACTTCCAGCCAAGGAATCCGTACGAAATTACACCCATGAAAAAAGTAAACTATTGTGATGGTAGAGATTGTGTACAATCCCAAAACAACATCAACGAATTTGATCAACAATCTGCAATGAAAAAACATGTCCGATTCGATACCACCCTCAATCATGAAAAGGTCATAACGGGTAGCAGTTTCGATTCTGATACTTGCCATTCCAATTCTTCCAGTTCccattgtacatataattctGCGGATGTTACTTTCAATCGTATCGACAATGAAATTGATGAATATCATAACGAATTAGagaattgtttcaatgaaagGAAACTCATCTCACAAAACATCTAATACTTCATTggtttattttagaatttattttatttaggtcatttgttttaaaatattattttagtcaCAAAATGATCAGCTTCAATTGATCTCTACatatatctttgtaaaaatttcAGTTACTAATGAATCACTACTTACTTTTGTGATTTTACTGTAACTATTTGCTCTCTAAAACATTCCAAATCTAGtgttatcatatttatttgataaatgttttgttgtcatttttttatccttatttatttttaggacTATTTTAAGTGATACTTGCCGATGAAACCAAATTGTaaaccaaaaatatttaatgcataaataaacttttttgtacagtcaatatttttatttttttataataaatgttaaatgACATTTCCCTGTCCATACAGAAGACTTCCAAAATCAGAATTCTAAAAGtatgtcttaatatatttattttatggcaGATTCAGTGTACTTACAATTAAAAGTGCATACATATTGACAATTGATTTTCAcctatgaaaaataatttatattttactaatattaaataattatataatccaCAGCTAAATgtctttcataatttttttatgaatgaatTACTATTAGTGACCATACATTTTGGTTTCACCAGTACagtagagtgaaaaaaaaaacaataaaatgttattaaaaggaatataaaaaaccaaatatcagattataattatatacatacatacttatgatttttgaattaaagtaaaataaaactaaaatttgcattttactAATAATGTACTGGttacacattttaaatatatttaagatcGGTTTATCAAGGACTGATGTACTCAATCGAATAGTCTTTAATTTTGTAATCCTATACTGTACTGGTTACACTTCCCAAATAACCAGACCAATATCCATACAAGCAGTACACATGGTCACTTTTCATTAGATACAACCTTTGgatatgaataaatttatcgtgaatttgaattttttgtcgtacatttatttattttatttatttatatatattttagctatcaagctaatttaatttatttggtcAATTATACCGAACCGATGATTGACATCCATAAATAATAAAGCATTTCAAACTTTATACCCATATCAAAAAGGCACAATACCAATTGAAGCAGCGCTCTGCTTTACCCACTGTCGTAGAAGTTGTAGAGACCGTCGTCAGGTGTCACTTAGTATCGTGTGACAGCTGGGCGACCTTCCGCTGACCTCTGTCCCTCACCACACCGAGCTCGTCAGCCACCGTCAGACTCTTGCCGGCAGCCGTCGTCTCCACACGTCGTAAGTCCTGCTTTATTCTGTTACAACTAACTACTAACCAATTACTATCTTCGCAGACGCCAT containing:
- the LOC143919744 gene encoding uncharacterized protein LOC143919744 gives rise to the protein MNNINNNAFEIAPSPRNKRKRSLDCANVFMNPALDLLATEDVICNTTMEIAPAKRSRRSRSCDERVAFENPALDLGMQKKDIRTLLWKELKNVNEKLPPINEVLSPTSKLQNSLNDFSLEEKPVRCVQSPAHQNSTPVFQSNFPLRRSVSFDLSFIEKLDVDDASEALYLDDDLNESNIMEIKTITTISFKKPNIVKKNTNPFLSDDYEENIEAVDNVEQLNNFPFDLPIPEQEINMCNDDDVKCETIESIYDATSDVADTISQTSTDNVILPRRLFTDDTCDTISQCTVEPSFSSQIHNIHHSTFKEKVNPAVSSANFKLNKQSKILGCDVSHITKNEIFDNNNKVPMKENVPNNRPILYVKASKSNKSSNIFSKIKDVFKHEKKHKDIVVPSNPYEVVRPMRPVIEEKKVVTGFENPGLNLNSVDADLDEMDEESRQCQNFQPRNPYEITPMKKVNYCDGRDCVQSQNNINEFDQQSAMKKHVRFDTTLNHEKVITGSSFDSDTCHSNSSSSHCTYNSADVTFNRIDNEIDEYHNELENCFNERKLISQNI